The Geothrix sp. DNA segment GGGACGGAGTACGCCCCTCTGGAAGTCCGGCTCCGGACGGTGGCGAAGCGCCTGCCCCTGGTGGCCCCCTATTACGCTGCCGCGCAAACCTCGATCAAGAGCCCCACGCGCGAGCACACCCAGCTGGCCATCCTCCAGAACAAGGGCGCCCTGGGCGTGCTGGGCGACGGCTTCCTCAAGCAGGTGGAGGGTTCCAGGCTCACGGAAGCCGAGAAGGCCCAGCTGAAGGCTGGGGCGGCCAAGGCCAGGACCGCCATCCAGGGCTACATCACGCATCTGGAAAACCTCGACAGGCAGCTGCAGGCCACGGGCGGCCGCTCCTTCCGCATCGGGAAGGAGCTCTTCGAGCAGTCCTTCACCTACTCGATCCAGGCGGACTGCACGGCGGAAGAGCTGTACCAGCGGGCCCTGGTGGAGAAGGAGAAGCTCCATGCCCGCATGGCCGACCTGGCCGTCCAGCTCTGGCCCAAGTATTTCGGCTCGGAACCCATGCCTTCGGCGCGGCTGGACCTGATCGGCCGCATGGTGGAGCGGCTTTCGCAGAAGCACGTGGCCGCGGAGGGCTTCGTGGCCGAGGTGAAGCGGCAGATCCCCCTGCTGGAAAGCTGGGTCCGGGAGCACGACCTCCTGGAACTGGATCCCACCAAGCCGCTGGTGGTGCGCGAAACGCCGGAATACATGCGCGGGGTGGCCGGGGCCAGCATCAGCGCGCCCGGACCCTACGATCCCGGGGCCAACACCTACTACAACGTGACACCGCTGGACGGCACCGCGGCCGAGAAGGAGAGCTACCTGCGGGAGTACAACGAGTACACCCTCCAGGTCCTCAACATCCACGAGGCCGTTCCCGGCCACTACGTCCAGCTCCTCCACGCCAACAAGTCGCCCAGCCTCGTGAAGGCCCTGTTCGGCAATGGGGCCATGGTCGAAGGCTGGGCGGTCTACGCCGAGCGGATGATGCTGGAATCCGGCTACGGCGGCAACACGCCGGAGATGTGGCTGATGTACTCCAAGTGGAACCTGCGGGTGGTGTGCAACGCCATCCTCGACTACAGCATCCACGTCCTGGGCATGAGCGAGGAGAAGGCCATGGACCTGCTGCTCCACGAAGCCTTCCAACAGGATTCCGAGGCCCGGGAGAAGTGGCACCGGGCGCAGGTCACCGCGGTCCAGCTCTCCAGCTATTTCGCCGGCTATGCGGCCATCTACGATCTGCGGGAGCAGCTCAAGGCAAAGCAGGGAGACCGCTTCGACCTCAAGCGCTTCCACGAGCAGTTCCTGGGTTATGGCAGCGCGCCGGTGAAGTCCATCCGGGAGCTCATGCTGCCGAAACGCTGAGCCCTATTTCTTCTTCTTGGCCGGAGACAGCGGGAAGGGCTTCGCGACTTCGGCCAGGGTGCCGCTCAGGCCCGCTCCCTTGTGGGTGGCGCCGTGGATCACGGCCGGCTTGGCCTTCTTGGGTTTCTTGTCGTTGGACATGAGTCCTCTGTGTGCGGGTCCCCGGTTCTTTGGGATTCGGACCCTGGCTCAGCATGGACCCATTACCTGTGATGACCGTTTTTATTAGTCGATCATTTTGAATGCCTATCGATCCCCCGGGGTGCCCCGGTGGCTCAGGGCGCAGCCTGGAACAGCCACCGGAGCGCCGCCGGGAGCCGTGCGGCCCAGGCACTCTCCGTGTGGCGGGCGCCTCCGGCCACCTGCACCATCAGGCGATCGGCTCGGACGCCCCGGAGCCTCAGCGCCTCTGCGACGTCGAGCGTGTCCTGCACCGCCTGGTGGCTGTCGGCGGGTGCCCCGGCTTCCCGGTCGCCGATGTCGAGGTAGAGGCGCAGGGCCGGGTCCGGGTTCGCGGCGGCGGCCTCCTTCAGCATCCGCCGTCCGCCCACCCAGAAGGAGCTGGAGAAGCAGGCGGCCTTGCCGAAGACGCCGGGATGCCGCAGCACCGTGTGGAGGGAGATGAGACCGCCCAGGGAGCTTCCAGCCAGCGCGGTGTGGGCGGCTTCGGGCTGCGTGCGGTAGGTGCGATCCACCCAGGGCTTCAGGGTCTTCACGAGGAAATCCGCGTAGGCATCGCCCTTCGGGGTGGGGATGCGCTCGTCGCGGTAGGGCGAGTACTCGGCCAGGCGCTCCTTCCCGCCGTGGTCGATGCCCACGACGATCATGGGTGGCAGTTCGCCGCTGGCGCACAGCTTCGCCAGCGTCTCGTCCACTTCCCACTCGCCCGCGAAGGAGGTGGCCGCATCGAACAGGTTCTGGGCGTCGTGCATGTAGAGCACGGGATAGCGCCGGCCGGAGGTCTCGTAGCCCGGTGGCAGGAGGATGCGCAGCGTGCGGGTCGTGCCCAGCTGCGGCATGGCAAAGCCTTCAACCAGCCGCAGGTCGCCACTGACCGTGTGGGTGACCTCGGGCGCGGGGGCCTGGTCCCGCCAGCACTCCACCTGCACCCGCACGGCCGTGGCCGGGCCCGCCTCCACGGTGCGGTTGGGGAGCTCACCCCCCTTGGCGTCCTTCTCCACGGTCTCCCAGCTGCCCCGGGTGAGCTTGAACTGCAGGGCATAGCCGGACTCGAGGGGGAACTGGCCGGACCAGGTGCCATCGGCCTGCCGCCGGAGCTTCCACTGCGGATCGCCGGGGTTCCAGCCGTTCATGTTGCCCGCCACGTGGAGGGTGGCGTCGGCAGGTGTGGTGGCCGGCACGGTCACCTGGAAGCTCACGGCCACCTTCGCCGCCGGCTGGGCCCTCGCGCCCGGGGACAGGGACAGCAGGAGCAGTAGGGGGAGGAGCCGGCGCGGGAGCGTGAAGGGGAGGATGGCGGACATGCGGACTCCTGGCGGGGAGGGGGAGTGTCCCATGGGGCGGGGCGTCTGGCTTCCCTCGTAAGATGATGCTACGGTACGGAATGCACCTTCCGGAGCCCCCATGCGCACCGCTTCTGCTTTGGCCGCCCTCATGACGCTACCCGCCCTGGCCGCGGACCCGGCCCCCGCCACGAACCCCTTCTTCGCGGAATGGAAGACCCCCTTCGGCGTCCCGCCCTTCGCCGAGATCCGGGAGGAGCACTACCTGCCCGCCTTCCGCGAAGGCATCGCCCGGCACAAGGCCGAGGTGGCCGCCATCGCCGAGGCCCCGGGGGCCCCGACCTTCGAGAACACCATCCTGGCCCTGGAACTTGCCGGCCAGTTCACGGACCGGGTGGGATCGGTGTTCTTCAACCTCACGGGGGCCGAGACGAACCCGAAGCTCCAGGCGGTGAACCGCGAGGTGATGCCTCTGATGTCCGCCCACCGGGACGACGTGCAGCTGAACCCGAAGCTCTTCCATCGCGTGAAGGCGGTCTGGGATGCGCGGGCCACCCTGAAGCTCGCGCCGGATCAGGCCCGGCTGCTGGAGCGCACCTACAAGGGCTTCGTCCGGGCCGGAGCGGCCCTGACGCCCGACCAGCAGGTCCGGATGCGCGCCATCAACACCGAGCAGTCCAAGCTGGGCGTGGAGTTCGGCGACCGCCTGCTCAAGGCCACCAAGGCCTTCCAGATGGTGGTCTCGAGTCCCGCGGACCTCGCGGGCCTGCCCGAGGGCACCTGCGCCGCCGCGGCCGCCGCGGCCAAGAAGGCTGGGCAGGAGGGCAAGTGGCTCTTCACGCTGGACGGCCCCAGCATCTGGCCCTTCCTGGAATACGCGCAGAACCGCGAGCTGCGGAAGCGCATCCTCACGGGCTACCTGGAGCGCTGCAACCAGGGCGGCGACACCGACACCAATGCCATCGTGGCCCAGGTGGCGGCCCTGCGGGTGGAGAAGGCCCAGCTGCTGGGCTACAGGACCTGGGCTGACTACGTGCTCGAAGAGAACATGGCCAAGGATCCCAAGGGCGTCTACGGGCTGCTGGACCAGATCTGGAAGCCTGCCCTGGAGGTGGCCAAGAAGGAGCGCGCCGAGCTGCAGGCCATGATGGTCAAGGACCTGCCGGGCCAGAAGCTGGAACCCTGGGACTGGCGCTATTACGCCGAAAAGGTGAAGCAGGCCAAGTACGACTTCGACGAGGAATCGGTGAAGCCCTACTTCGCCATCGACGCCGTGCGCCAGGGCGCCTTCACCCTGGCCGGAAGGCTCTACGGCATCACCTTCACCGAGGTGAAGGGCCTGCCCGTCTACCAAAAGGACGTGCGCTGCTTCGAGGTGAAGGAGCAGGATGGCCGCCACCTGGGCCTCATCTATGTGGACTACCACCCCCGGCCCGGCAAGCGTGGTGGGGCCTGGATGAGCAACTACCGCTCGGCCTGGGTCAAGGACGGGCAGCAGGTGGATCCGGTGGTGGTGAACGTCTGCAACTTCACCGCGCCCGCCGGGGACCGGCCCGCGCTGCTGACCTCGGACGAGGTGCGCACGCTCTTCCACGAGTTTGGCCACGGCCTGCACGGCCTCTTCTACAAGGGGCGCTACCGTGGCACCGCCGGCACGCCCCGGGACTTCGTGGAGCTGCCCAGCCAGGTCATGGAGAACTGGTCCATGGAGCCGGAGATGCTGAGGCTCTACGCGAAGCACCACAAGACCGGTGAGGTGATCCCCGATGCCCTGGTGGCCAAGATGAAGAAGGCCGCCACCTTCGGCCAGGGCTTCGCCACCGTGGAGTACATGGCCGCCTCGCTGCTGGACATGGACTGGCACACGCTGACCACCATCAAGCCCCAGGACACCGCAGCCTTTGAAAAGGCCTCGCTGGCCAAGTGGGGGCTCATCGCCGAGATCCCGCCCCGCTACCGCAGTCCCTACTTCAACCACATCATGGGCGGCTACGCGGCGGGCTACTACAGCTACATCTGGAGCGCCGTGCTCGACAGCGACGCCTTCCAGGCCTTCAAGGAGAAAGGCAACCTCTTCGACCCCGCC contains these protein-coding regions:
- a CDS encoding DUF885 domain-containing protein — its product is MNSTLMVVPALLAMVAVPPVHAAASGGAVKAAFSRFKADFIEAYWKQNPESAVAAGYYKYADRLPIPDDAERRRGLAFAATWLRKLKAFDESSLDAQDRIDLRLIRNQLASERWETTVFKAHQWDPSSHNVARTFGLLLGTEYAPLEVRLRTVAKRLPLVAPYYAAAQTSIKSPTREHTQLAILQNKGALGVLGDGFLKQVEGSRLTEAEKAQLKAGAAKARTAIQGYITHLENLDRQLQATGGRSFRIGKELFEQSFTYSIQADCTAEELYQRALVEKEKLHARMADLAVQLWPKYFGSEPMPSARLDLIGRMVERLSQKHVAAEGFVAEVKRQIPLLESWVREHDLLELDPTKPLVVRETPEYMRGVAGASISAPGPYDPGANTYYNVTPLDGTAAEKESYLREYNEYTLQVLNIHEAVPGHYVQLLHANKSPSLVKALFGNGAMVEGWAVYAERMMLESGYGGNTPEMWLMYSKWNLRVVCNAILDYSIHVLGMSEEKAMDLLLHEAFQQDSEAREKWHRAQVTAVQLSSYFAGYAAIYDLREQLKAKQGDRFDLKRFHEQFLGYGSAPVKSIRELMLPKR
- a CDS encoding alpha/beta hydrolase-fold protein, with translation MSAILPFTLPRRLLPLLLLLSLSPGARAQPAAKVAVSFQVTVPATTPADATLHVAGNMNGWNPGDPQWKLRRQADGTWSGQFPLESGYALQFKLTRGSWETVEKDAKGGELPNRTVEAGPATAVRVQVECWRDQAPAPEVTHTVSGDLRLVEGFAMPQLGTTRTLRILLPPGYETSGRRYPVLYMHDAQNLFDAATSFAGEWEVDETLAKLCASGELPPMIVVGIDHGGKERLAEYSPYRDERIPTPKGDAYADFLVKTLKPWVDRTYRTQPEAAHTALAGSSLGGLISLHTVLRHPGVFGKAACFSSSFWVGGRRMLKEAAAANPDPALRLYLDIGDREAGAPADSHQAVQDTLDVAEALRLRGVRADRLMVQVAGGARHTESAWAARLPAALRWLFQAAP
- a CDS encoding M3 family metallopeptidase, producing the protein MRTASALAALMTLPALAADPAPATNPFFAEWKTPFGVPPFAEIREEHYLPAFREGIARHKAEVAAIAEAPGAPTFENTILALELAGQFTDRVGSVFFNLTGAETNPKLQAVNREVMPLMSAHRDDVQLNPKLFHRVKAVWDARATLKLAPDQARLLERTYKGFVRAGAALTPDQQVRMRAINTEQSKLGVEFGDRLLKATKAFQMVVSSPADLAGLPEGTCAAAAAAAKKAGQEGKWLFTLDGPSIWPFLEYAQNRELRKRILTGYLERCNQGGDTDTNAIVAQVAALRVEKAQLLGYRTWADYVLEENMAKDPKGVYGLLDQIWKPALEVAKKERAELQAMMVKDLPGQKLEPWDWRYYAEKVKQAKYDFDEESVKPYFAIDAVRQGAFTLAGRLYGITFTEVKGLPVYQKDVRCFEVKEQDGRHLGLIYVDYHPRPGKRGGAWMSNYRSAWVKDGQQVDPVVVNVCNFTAPAGDRPALLTSDEVRTLFHEFGHGLHGLFYKGRYRGTAGTPRDFVELPSQVMENWSMEPEMLRLYAKHHKTGEVIPDALVAKMKKAATFGQGFATVEYMAASLLDMDWHTLTTIKPQDTAAFEKASLAKWGLIAEIPPRYRSPYFNHIMGGYAAGYYSYIWSAVLDSDAFQAFKEKGNLFDPATAAKFRAEVLSRGGTEDPALLYQRFRGRDPKVEPLLEKRGLK